Proteins from a single region of Candidatus Eisenbacteria bacterium:
- a CDS encoding PHB depolymerase family esterase, producing the protein MPLVVDIHGWTATDEIQRALSGFLALSDARGFIVVYPQGVGNAWNGGVCCTNTPTDVEFIRAMVAQMHVEANIDARRVYVTGLSNGGAMTHRLACEAADLFAAAAPLAFPISLSPPSSCQPSRHIPVLTFMGLTDMLVAYNGGTWPSAAATFAHWRSTDACGTGTPEVHIAQGNSYCDTDTSCADGVQVGLCSITAQAFPGQFYDGHILYLNPDYNLAVLAWDFMSQFTLPPPAPEVPALPLAWWPVAAGALLAAATRVYSTSRKSRSHAAT; encoded by the coding sequence GTGCCGCTCGTGGTCGACATCCACGGCTGGACGGCGACGGACGAGATCCAGCGCGCGCTCTCCGGCTTCCTCGCGCTCTCCGACGCGCGCGGCTTCATCGTCGTCTATCCGCAGGGTGTCGGGAACGCGTGGAACGGCGGCGTCTGCTGCACGAACACGCCGACCGACGTCGAGTTCATCCGCGCGATGGTCGCGCAGATGCACGTCGAGGCGAACATCGACGCGCGGCGCGTCTACGTGACCGGCCTCTCGAACGGCGGCGCGATGACGCATCGCCTCGCGTGCGAGGCCGCGGATCTCTTCGCCGCAGCTGCGCCGCTCGCGTTCCCGATCTCGCTGTCTCCGCCGTCGAGCTGTCAGCCGTCGCGTCACATCCCGGTGCTGACCTTCATGGGCCTGACCGACATGCTGGTCGCCTACAACGGCGGCACGTGGCCGTCGGCGGCGGCGACGTTCGCGCACTGGCGAAGCACGGATGCGTGCGGGACCGGAACGCCCGAGGTCCACATCGCACAGGGCAACAGCTACTGCGACACCGACACGAGCTGCGCGGACGGCGTGCAGGTGGGGCTCTGCAGCATCACCGCGCAGGCCTTCCCGGGGCAATTCTACGACGGGCACATCCTGTATCTGAATCCCGACTACAACCTCGCCGTGCTCGCGTGGGATTTCATGTCGCAGTTCACCTTGCCGCCGCCGGCTCCCGAGGTGCCGGCGCTGCCGCTCGCTTGGTGGCCCGTCGCCGCGGGTGCGCTGCTCGCGGCCGCGACTCGGGTCTACTCGACGTCGAGGAAGTCCCGATCCCACGCCGCGACTTGA